A stretch of the Thalassotalea euphylliae genome encodes the following:
- a CDS encoding Na+/H+ antiporter NhaC family protein, whose amino-acid sequence MQDSALSLLPPFVAILIAVWRRNALMALLVGVLLSHLMVANWQPMSGASGAISGFADVFSSTGNVYIICFSLLIGAMVKLLSEAGAVNGFIEHLAKLKLVKTKRQASMLPTLIGSSIFTDTNLSMFTAGMASQQLFDRHKLSRARLAYLLDSTCAPISILFLINGWGAYVLGLLDGFSFDDPVSVLIGTIGYNFYAIIAVALAYYTAYSGKAFGPLANATSIVNTATESSDTKIGPARVMWVPLIALLAITLTLLFITGDGDMRRGSGSFSVFWAIVSSCVLVIGMISYYRLLSAQAMAKIFVNGLWYMAPVVMILVLSFAFGDVIKALGTGTYVSELMQVEVPLFLIAPIIFLVAAVMAFATGTSWGTFAILIPIAVPIAMQTGLPVSFLVAAVLGGGIFGDHSSPISDTTVVASIASGCDHYEHVKTQLPYALFGAMLTIVIYILIGLSF is encoded by the coding sequence ATGCAAGACTCCGCTCTCAGTTTACTTCCTCCATTTGTCGCCATTTTAATTGCCGTTTGGCGACGCAATGCCTTAATGGCACTGCTCGTTGGTGTACTACTTAGTCATTTAATGGTTGCGAACTGGCAACCGATGAGTGGTGCATCAGGTGCGATTTCCGGCTTTGCTGACGTGTTTTCATCAACGGGTAATGTATATATTATTTGTTTCAGTTTATTAATTGGCGCTATGGTGAAGCTGCTCAGTGAAGCTGGCGCGGTTAATGGCTTTATTGAACACTTAGCTAAGTTAAAACTCGTTAAAACCAAGCGCCAAGCCAGCATGTTACCGACACTGATTGGTTCCAGTATTTTCACCGATACAAACCTGAGTATGTTCACTGCCGGCATGGCAAGCCAGCAGTTATTCGACCGCCATAAACTAAGTCGAGCTCGCTTGGCTTATTTGCTCGATTCAACCTGCGCCCCGATAAGTATTTTGTTCTTAATTAATGGCTGGGGCGCTTATGTTCTTGGTTTGCTAGATGGATTTAGTTTTGACGATCCAGTTAGCGTATTAATTGGCACAATAGGCTATAACTTTTATGCCATTATTGCCGTTGCTCTGGCCTATTACACCGCATACTCAGGTAAAGCTTTTGGCCCTCTGGCAAACGCAACAAGCATAGTGAACACGGCAACTGAGTCAAGCGACACAAAAATTGGCCCTGCACGCGTGATGTGGGTGCCATTAATTGCACTACTAGCAATTACTTTAACCTTGTTATTTATCACGGGTGACGGCGACATGCGTCGCGGCTCTGGCTCATTCTCAGTGTTTTGGGCCATCGTTAGTAGCTGCGTGTTAGTAATTGGCATGATCAGCTATTACCGCCTACTTAGTGCACAAGCAATGGCTAAAATATTCGTTAATGGCCTTTGGTATATGGCACCTGTGGTAATGATTCTAGTGTTGTCATTTGCCTTTGGTGATGTCATTAAAGCGCTTGGTACTGGCACTTATGTTAGTGAATTAATGCAGGTGGAAGTCCCACTATTTTTAATTGCGCCAATTATCTTTTTAGTTGCTGCGGTAATGGCATTTGCCACCGGCACCTCGTGGGGTACTTTTGCCATCTTGATCCCAATTGCTGTGCCAATTGCCATGCAAACTGGGCTGCCCGTGTCTTTCCTTGTTGCGGCTGTGCTAGGTGGCGGTATTTTTGGTGATCATTCTTCGCCGATTTCAGACACCACAGTGGTTGCTTCTATTGCCAGCGGCTGTGATCATTACGAACACGTAAAAACCCAGCTACCTTATGCCTTGTTTGGCGCCATGTTAACCATAGTGATCTACATCTTGATTGGTCTTAGCTTTTAA